From the genome of Acidobacteriota bacterium:
TCGCCGTTCGCCAGACGTCGGCGACGCTTTCGATGACCGGCTCCTCTTCCGGAAGGGCCGCGCGGACCCGCAACTGCTCCCGGGTCTTCAGATTTCGGACCAGGTATACCACGTCGATGCGGCCCTCGTCGGGCCAGTGGGCGGAGGAGACATCCACCAGGTAATCGAACCCCCTCTCCTCCTTGAGGTACCGAAGGAGGGACTTGGCGCGCGCCGGATCCACCACCGCCGTGGTCTCGCCGCGGGATTCCACGACTTCCAGGAGGGCGCCCGGAAACCGCTGGGAGAGGCTCTGCGTCAATTCGGACATGGATTCACCTGCGCTCTACGCGCCGCCCCGGGGCGGCGTCACCCCGAGTAGTAGCCCTTCCGCCAGGTGGGCTTGTCCTGTCCCTCCGGCGCCCCGTGAACCGTGACCTTCTCGCCCGTGTCGAGGACGGGCAGGGCCTTGTAGCGCGGATCGCGTCCCCGGTAGTGTCCTCGAACGGGGCGGCGCCCGAGGGGGGACCACGGTTCCCTCATGACCCGCTCCTGGATCTTCATGATGGCGTAGATGAGCGCCTCGGGCCTCGGCGGACAGCCGGGGACGTAGACGTCCACGGGGATGATGTGATCGATCCCCATGACCACCGAATAGGCGTCGAACATGCCGCCGGTGGTGGTGCAGACGCCCATGGCGATGACCCACTTGGGCTCGGGCATCTGGTCGTAGATCCGCTTGCACGCCGGAGCCATCTTCCGGGTCAGGGTGCCCGCCACGATCA
Proteins encoded in this window:
- a CDS encoding NADH-quinone oxidoreductase subunit C; the encoded protein is MSELTQSLSQRFPGALLEVVESRGETTAVVDPARAKSLLRYLKEERGFDYLVDVSSAHWPDEGRIDVVYLVRNLKTREQLRVRAALPEEEPVIESVADVWRTANWLEREVYDLMGITFAGHPDLRRILMPEEFEGHPLRKEYPMEGDDEWRNYLPVSEAGHDDREP
- a CDS encoding NADH-quinone oxidoreductase subunit B family protein, whose product is MGIEPVSPELDAQTRQDLELVKGGLILGSLSKIVDMARKNSLWPMPFGLSCCAIEMMAMVASRYDLARFGAEAMRFTPRQCDMMIVAGTLTRKMAPACKRIYDQMPEPKWVIAMGVCTTTGGMFDAYSVVMGIDHIIPVDVYVPGCPPRPEALIYAIMKIQERVMREPWSPLGRRPVRGHYRGRDPRYKALPVLDTGEKVTVHGAPEGQDKPTWRKGYYSG